One genomic segment of Nocardia spumae includes these proteins:
- a CDS encoding FAD-binding oxidoreductase: MTNSTFPSERPAVTGPIFRPGEDGYDAEIAGFQTAYTHRPDLVVGAVHAEDVRAAVEFAARHRLPIAVQATGHGLSVPAEGGVLISTRRMTEVRVDAAARTAWVAAGVQAEALIAAAVVHGLAPLNGSSPSVGVVGYHLGGGLGILARTFGYAADRVRALELVTADGRLRRLVPGDELFGAALGSGGNFGVVTGMEVELFPITEVYGGRLVFDTALVEPALEAWRQWTADVPETVTSAITMMTMPDVEAIPAPLRGRYLATITIASTGSAAEGEELVRPLRAVGARLTDDLRAMPYRDTHTIYRDPSFPHAYTSTNALLSDLTADAASAFLDITGPDAPVPAVAGFRHLGGALRRPGPAAIAMDHRAAEYASRIITMPGAEGADLREYHDLVAKTLAPWTMGHNLNFLYGAGEWADEEQTRAGYEAGTYARLRALKSEYDPANLFRFNRNIRPA; this comes from the coding sequence ATGACGAATTCGACCTTCCCCAGCGAACGCCCCGCCGTCACCGGCCCGATCTTCCGCCCGGGTGAGGACGGCTACGACGCCGAGATCGCCGGCTTCCAGACCGCGTACACCCACCGTCCCGATCTGGTGGTCGGCGCGGTCCACGCCGAAGATGTCCGCGCCGCGGTGGAATTCGCGGCCCGTCACCGGCTTCCGATCGCCGTGCAGGCCACCGGTCACGGTCTGTCGGTGCCCGCCGAGGGCGGGGTGCTGATCAGCACCCGGCGGATGACCGAGGTGCGAGTCGACGCGGCGGCCCGCACCGCGTGGGTCGCCGCGGGTGTGCAAGCCGAGGCGCTGATCGCGGCGGCGGTCGTGCACGGGCTGGCGCCGCTCAACGGATCCTCCCCGTCGGTCGGGGTGGTCGGCTACCACCTCGGGGGTGGGCTGGGCATCCTGGCGCGCACCTTCGGATATGCCGCCGACCGGGTCCGGGCGCTGGAACTGGTGACGGCCGACGGCCGCTTGCGCCGGCTCGTGCCCGGCGACGAATTATTCGGCGCCGCACTGGGTTCCGGTGGCAACTTCGGCGTGGTCACCGGAATGGAGGTGGAACTGTTCCCGATCACCGAGGTCTACGGCGGCCGGCTGGTCTTCGACACCGCACTGGTGGAACCGGCGCTCGAGGCCTGGCGGCAGTGGACCGCCGACGTGCCCGAGACGGTGACCTCGGCGATCACCATGATGACGATGCCCGATGTCGAGGCGATTCCGGCGCCGCTGCGCGGGCGCTATCTCGCGACGATCACCATCGCGAGTACCGGATCCGCGGCCGAGGGGGAGGAATTGGTCCGGCCGCTGCGTGCGGTCGGCGCGCGGCTCACCGATGATCTGCGGGCCATGCCCTATCGCGATACCCACACCATCTATCGCGACCCGAGCTTCCCGCACGCCTACACCTCGACCAACGCTCTGCTGTCGGATCTCACCGCGGACGCCGCGTCGGCCTTCCTCGACATCACCGGACCGGATGCGCCGGTACCGGCGGTCGCCGGATTCCGGCATCTCGGTGGTGCGCTGCGCCGGCCGGGACCCGCCGCGATCGCGATGGATCACCGTGCGGCCGAATACGCCTCGCGGATCATCACCATGCCCGGCGCCGAGGGCGCCGACCTGCGCGAGTACCACGATCTGGTCGCGAAGACGCTGGCGCCGTGGACGATGGGCCACAACCTGAACTTCCTCTACGGAGCCGGTGAGTGGGCCGATGAGGAACAGACCCGCGCCGGATACGAGGCCGGAACCTATGCCCGCCTGCGGGCGCTCAAGTCCGAATACGACCCCGCCAACCTGTTCCGGTTCAACCGCAACATCCGACCGGCCTGA
- a CDS encoding SPFH domain-containing protein: MSLRPAFRLNGFLLLLVLLIVGAAGLIGGIAASASAGSGGGAGPAVGAVAGYVILAVAVIGLTGLTTVSPNEAKVLQFFGRYIGSVSDAGFYWVVPLTTKRRISLRVSNFETQKLKVNDSDGNPVEIAAVVVYRVVDSFKSAFAVDDHEEYVQTQSEAAVRHLATVHPYDAAPDAPYPGPSVGARAAAGPDAPGGDPARTSLRNGTEVAEELTAELRDRTALAGVEIIEARITHLAYAPEIAQAMLVRQQAAQVVAARSRIVEGAVGMVGMALQRLTDEGMVELDEERRASMVSNLLVVLCGDRSTQPVVNTGTLYH, from the coding sequence ATGTCCCTGCGTCCCGCCTTCCGGCTGAACGGGTTCTTGCTGCTCTTGGTGCTGCTGATCGTCGGTGCCGCCGGATTGATCGGCGGCATCGCCGCATCCGCCTCCGCCGGGTCCGGCGGCGGTGCGGGCCCGGCGGTCGGAGCCGTCGCCGGATACGTGATTCTGGCGGTGGCCGTCATCGGGCTCACCGGTCTCACCACGGTGAGCCCGAACGAGGCCAAGGTGCTGCAGTTCTTCGGCCGCTATATCGGATCGGTGAGCGACGCCGGGTTCTATTGGGTGGTCCCGCTGACCACCAAACGTCGGATCTCGTTGCGGGTGAGTAACTTCGAGACCCAGAAACTGAAGGTCAACGATTCCGACGGCAATCCGGTGGAGATCGCCGCGGTGGTGGTCTATCGCGTGGTCGACAGCTTCAAATCCGCCTTCGCCGTCGACGATCACGAGGAATACGTGCAGACGCAGTCCGAGGCCGCCGTCCGGCATCTGGCCACCGTGCATCCCTACGATGCCGCGCCCGATGCGCCGTACCCGGGTCCGTCCGTGGGGGCGCGCGCCGCCGCCGGGCCCGACGCTCCCGGCGGCGACCCGGCCCGCACCAGCCTGCGCAACGGCACCGAGGTGGCCGAGGAGTTGACCGCGGAACTGCGCGACCGCACGGCACTGGCCGGTGTCGAGATCATCGAGGCCCGCATCACGCATCTGGCCTACGCACCGGAGATCGCGCAGGCGATGCTGGTGCGCCAGCAGGCCGCGCAGGTGGTGGCCGCGCGCAGCCGGATCGTCGAGGGCGCGGTCGGCATGGTGGGAATGGCGCTGCAGCGCCTGACCGATGAGGGCATGGTCGAACTCGACGAGGAACGCCGGGCGTCGATGGTGTCGAATCTGCTGGTGGTGCTGTGTGGTGATCGCTCCACCCAGCCCGTGGTCAACACCGGCACCCTGTATCACTGA
- a CDS encoding LysR family transcriptional regulator, with translation MELRQLRYFVTVAEEANFTRAAQRLHLAQPGLSAQIRQLERELGQPLLDRSGRTVTLTAAGAAVLPHARAALEAAQRVSHTVDEFTGLLRGQVRVGLISGAATEEFDVATVLTAFHRDHPQVGISLTEDTTDRMLAALAHGTLDIALVGLTGAEVDESLGIDVVFDTRLDAAVASGNDEFGSRITLSDLRDRPLICLPRGTGIRGVLERACAAAGFEPRVEFEAAAPPLLIQLAAGGLGIAVVPALTADQATAAGVRMVELADPALHGQLALVWRRDRAASPAAKVLLGQLRIALGGWKRRSR, from the coding sequence ATGGAGCTACGGCAGTTGCGCTACTTCGTCACCGTCGCCGAGGAAGCCAATTTCACCCGCGCGGCACAGCGGCTGCATCTCGCACAACCCGGGCTCTCGGCCCAGATCCGGCAGTTGGAACGCGAACTCGGACAGCCGCTGCTGGATCGCTCGGGCCGGACGGTGACGCTGACCGCCGCCGGCGCGGCCGTCCTGCCACACGCGCGCGCGGCACTGGAAGCGGCACAACGGGTTTCCCATACCGTCGACGAATTCACCGGACTGTTGCGCGGTCAGGTCCGAGTGGGGCTCATCTCCGGCGCCGCGACCGAGGAGTTCGATGTCGCCACCGTGCTCACCGCCTTCCACCGCGATCATCCGCAGGTCGGCATCAGCCTCACCGAGGACACCACCGACCGGATGCTCGCCGCACTGGCCCACGGCACCCTCGATATCGCGCTGGTCGGATTGACCGGCGCCGAAGTCGACGAGAGTCTCGGCATCGATGTCGTCTTCGATACCCGTCTCGACGCGGCGGTCGCGTCCGGCAACGACGAATTCGGTTCCCGCATCACGCTGTCGGATCTGCGCGATCGGCCGCTGATCTGCCTGCCCCGGGGCACCGGCATCCGCGGCGTGCTCGAACGCGCCTGTGCCGCCGCCGGATTCGAGCCGCGAGTGGAATTCGAAGCCGCCGCGCCGCCGTTGCTGATCCAGCTCGCCGCCGGCGGTCTCGGCATCGCCGTGGTCCCGGCCCTGACCGCCGATCAGGCGACGGCGGCCGGTGTCCGCATGGTCGAGCTCGCCGATCCCGCGCTCCACGGACAGCTGGCGCTGGTCTGGCGCCGGGACAGGGCGGCGAGTCCGGCGGCGAAAGTCCTGCTCGGACAGCTGCGCATCGCCCTGGGCGGATGGAAGCGCCGGTCCCGGTAA
- the rpsA gene encoding 30S ribosomal protein S1, producing the protein MPTTVTSPQVAVNDIGSAEDFLAAIDKTIKYFNDGDIVEGTIVKVDRDEVLLDIGYKTEGVIPSRELSIKHDVDPAEVVSVGDEVEALVLTKEDKEGRLILSKKRAQYERAWGTIEELKEKDEAVKGTVIEVVKGGLILDIGLRGFLPASLVEMRRVRDLQPYVGKEIEAKIIELDKNRNNVVLSRRAWLEQTQSEVRSEFLHQLQKGQVRKGVVSSIVNFGAFVDLGGVDGLVHVSELSWKHIDHPSEVVEVGMEVTVEVLDVDLDRERVSLSLKATQEDPWRQFARTHAIGQIVPGKVTKLVPFGAFVRVEEGIEGLVHISELAERHVEVPDQVVAVGDDAMVKVIDIDLERRRISLSLKQANEDYHAEFDPSKYGMADSYDEQGNYIFPEGFDPETNEWLEGSDKVREEWEGRYAEAERRHKMHTAQMEKMAADAAAEAANGGGAGNYSSESGAQTSSSSSSESAGGSLASDAQLAALREKLSGNA; encoded by the coding sequence ATGCCCACCACCGTCACCTCGCCGCAGGTAGCCGTCAACGACATCGGCTCCGCCGAGGACTTCCTCGCCGCCATCGACAAGACGATCAAGTACTTCAACGACGGAGATATCGTCGAAGGCACCATCGTCAAGGTCGACCGCGACGAGGTCCTGCTCGACATCGGTTACAAGACCGAAGGCGTCATCCCTTCCCGTGAGCTGTCCATCAAACACGATGTCGACCCCGCCGAGGTCGTTTCCGTGGGCGATGAGGTCGAGGCCCTCGTTCTCACCAAGGAGGACAAGGAAGGCCGCCTGATCCTGTCGAAGAAGCGGGCGCAGTACGAGCGCGCGTGGGGCACCATCGAGGAGCTCAAGGAGAAGGACGAGGCCGTCAAGGGCACCGTCATCGAGGTCGTCAAGGGCGGCCTGATCCTCGACATCGGCCTGCGCGGCTTCCTGCCCGCGTCGCTGGTCGAGATGCGTCGGGTCCGCGATCTGCAGCCGTACGTCGGCAAGGAGATCGAGGCCAAGATCATCGAGCTGGACAAGAACCGCAACAACGTCGTTCTGTCCCGCCGTGCCTGGCTGGAGCAGACCCAGTCCGAGGTTCGCAGCGAATTCCTGCACCAGCTGCAGAAGGGCCAGGTCCGCAAGGGCGTCGTGTCCTCGATCGTCAACTTCGGTGCGTTCGTCGATCTCGGCGGCGTCGACGGTCTGGTCCACGTGTCCGAGCTGTCCTGGAAGCACATCGACCACCCGTCCGAGGTCGTCGAGGTCGGCATGGAGGTCACCGTCGAGGTTCTCGACGTCGACCTGGACCGCGAGCGCGTCTCGCTGTCGCTCAAGGCGACGCAGGAAGACCCGTGGCGTCAGTTCGCCCGCACCCACGCCATCGGCCAGATCGTGCCCGGTAAGGTCACCAAGCTGGTTCCGTTCGGTGCGTTCGTGCGCGTCGAAGAGGGCATCGAGGGCCTGGTGCACATCTCCGAGCTGGCCGAGCGCCACGTCGAGGTGCCGGATCAGGTCGTCGCCGTCGGCGACGACGCGATGGTCAAGGTCATCGACATCGACCTGGAGCGTCGCCGGATCTCGCTGTCGCTGAAGCAGGCCAACGAGGACTACCACGCCGAGTTCGACCCGTCGAAGTACGGCATGGCCGACAGCTACGACGAGCAGGGCAACTACATCTTCCCCGAGGGCTTCGATCCCGAGACCAACGAATGGCTCGAGGGCTCGGACAAGGTCCGGGAAGAGTGGGAAGGCCGCTACGCCGAGGCCGAGCGTCGCCACAAGATGCACACCGCTCAGATGGAGAAGATGGCGGCCGACGCCGCCGCCGAGGCCGCCAATGGTGGTGGCGCCGGTAACTACTCCTCCGAGAGTGGCGCGCAGACCTCGTCGTCCAGCTCCTCCGAGTCGGCCGGCGGTTCGCTGGCCAGCGACGCGCAGCTCGCCGCGCTGCGTGAGAAGCTGTCCGGCAACGCGTAA
- a CDS encoding amino acid ABC transporter ATP-binding protein produces the protein MIRAQQVCKNFGALRVLQGVTLEVARGQVMCLIGPSGSGKSTFLRCINHLEQVNAGRLYVDGDLVGYREKGGKLYELHPRESARQRRDIGMVFQHFNLFPHRTALANVIEAPIHVKKVGKSDALARARELLDRVGLADKADAYPAQLSGGQQQRVAIARALAMDPKLMLFDEPTSALDPELVGEVLTVMRELAHSGMTMVVVTHEMGFAREVADQLVFMDGGVVVEAGDPRAVLANPQHERTQAFLSRIL, from the coding sequence ATGATCCGGGCCCAGCAGGTCTGCAAGAACTTCGGCGCGCTGCGCGTGCTCCAGGGAGTGACGCTCGAGGTCGCGCGCGGACAGGTGATGTGCCTGATCGGGCCCTCGGGATCGGGGAAGTCGACCTTCCTTCGCTGCATCAACCATCTGGAGCAGGTCAACGCCGGCCGGCTCTACGTCGACGGCGATCTGGTCGGCTATCGGGAGAAGGGCGGTAAACTCTACGAACTGCATCCGCGGGAGTCGGCCCGCCAGCGCCGCGATATCGGCATGGTGTTCCAGCATTTCAATCTGTTTCCGCACCGGACGGCGCTGGCGAATGTGATCGAGGCGCCGATCCACGTGAAGAAGGTCGGGAAATCCGATGCGCTGGCGCGGGCCCGCGAATTGCTGGACCGCGTCGGCTTGGCGGACAAGGCCGACGCGTATCCGGCCCAGCTGTCGGGCGGGCAGCAGCAGCGAGTGGCGATCGCCCGCGCGCTGGCGATGGATCCGAAACTGATGCTGTTCGACGAACCCACCTCCGCCCTCGATCCGGAGCTGGTCGGCGAAGTCCTCACGGTCATGCGGGAATTGGCGCACTCGGGGATGACCATGGTGGTGGTGACCCACGAAATGGGTTTCGCCCGTGAGGTAGCCGACCAGCTGGTGTTCATGGACGGGGGTGTGGTCGTGGAGGCCGGGGATCCCCGTGCGGTGCTGGCGAATCCACAGCACGAGCGCACCCAGGCCTTCCTGTCCCGAATCCTGTAG
- a CDS encoding ABC transporter substrate-binding protein has product MSARLGARGVILRAASVIVGVAVLVTGCVDNTDDESPKVPKVPVTKVESIAARLPAKIAQSGRLVVGVNVPYQPNEYRDPHTGQIIGFDVDLMDAMAAVLGVRADYQEADFEKIIPAIDAGTVDVGMSSFTDNLTRQKTVDFVDYFSAGIQWAQRKGHPVDPNNACGKKVAVQRTTTEDIDEIPAKSKACADAGKPAIHKMSYDEQSAAATALVLGQVDAMSADSPVTAYAVKRNADTIEPAGPLFDAAPYGWPIPKGSPLAPVLQAALQHLIDSGVYHTIAQNWGVEAGAVTTAVVNGGKG; this is encoded by the coding sequence GTGTCTGCTCGACTCGGTGCCCGCGGGGTCATCCTGCGAGCCGCAAGTGTGATCGTCGGGGTGGCGGTACTGGTGACGGGCTGTGTGGACAACACCGACGACGAGTCGCCGAAGGTTCCGAAGGTCCCGGTGACGAAGGTCGAGTCGATCGCCGCGCGGCTGCCCGCGAAGATCGCGCAGTCGGGCCGGCTGGTGGTCGGCGTGAACGTGCCCTACCAGCCGAATGAGTATCGCGACCCGCATACCGGGCAGATCATCGGTTTCGATGTCGACCTCATGGACGCCATGGCCGCGGTGCTCGGTGTCCGTGCCGACTACCAGGAAGCCGATTTCGAGAAGATCATCCCGGCGATCGACGCGGGCACCGTCGATGTGGGGATGTCCTCGTTCACCGACAACCTGACCCGGCAGAAGACGGTCGATTTCGTCGACTACTTCTCCGCCGGGATCCAGTGGGCACAGCGCAAGGGCCATCCGGTCGATCCGAACAACGCCTGCGGTAAGAAGGTCGCCGTGCAGCGCACCACCACCGAGGACATCGACGAGATCCCCGCGAAGTCCAAGGCGTGCGCCGATGCCGGCAAGCCGGCCATTCACAAGATGTCCTACGACGAGCAGAGCGCGGCGGCCACCGCGCTGGTCCTCGGCCAGGTCGACGCCATGTCCGCCGATTCCCCCGTGACCGCCTACGCCGTCAAACGCAATGCCGACACCATCGAACCGGCGGGTCCGCTGTTCGACGCGGCGCCCTACGGCTGGCCGATACCGAAGGGGTCGCCGCTGGCGCCGGTGCTGCAAGCGGCACTGCAACATCTGATCGATTCCGGCGTCTACCACACCATCGCGCAGAACTGGGGCGTGGAAGCGGGAGCCGTCACCACCGCTGTCGTCAACGGCGGGAAAGGCTGA
- a CDS encoding oxidoreductase: MSTTKVWLITGASSGFGRAIAQNAIAAGDTVIAVARRTAALDDLVAAHPDRIEAVALDVTDTQGIDTVVADVIARYGRIDVLVNNAGRTQVGAVEETTDGELRDLFDLHLFGPAALTRAVLPQMRAQRSGAIVMMSSVGGQMSFAGFSAYSATKFALEGLSEALADEVAPFGIRVLVVEPGAFRTGLFGAGAAYFSAESEVYTDTSGKTRRMIEGGDGTQPGDPAKAAAAIRAALEAERTPLRLPLGGDSVDTLLGHLDTVRDEIQTWEKVSRATAFDEN, encoded by the coding sequence GTGAGCACCACCAAAGTCTGGCTGATCACCGGCGCGAGCAGCGGTTTCGGCCGCGCGATCGCCCAGAACGCGATCGCGGCCGGCGATACCGTCATCGCGGTCGCGCGGCGCACCGCCGCACTCGACGATCTGGTCGCCGCCCACCCGGACCGGATCGAGGCCGTCGCCCTCGATGTCACCGACACCCAGGGGATCGACACCGTCGTCGCCGACGTGATCGCCCGCTACGGACGCATCGATGTGCTGGTCAACAACGCCGGCCGCACCCAGGTCGGCGCCGTCGAGGAGACCACCGACGGCGAGCTGCGCGATCTGTTCGATCTGCACCTGTTCGGCCCCGCCGCCCTCACCCGCGCCGTGCTGCCGCAGATGCGCGCCCAGCGCAGCGGCGCCATCGTCATGATGAGCAGTGTGGGCGGGCAGATGTCGTTCGCCGGCTTCTCCGCCTACAGCGCCACCAAATTCGCGCTGGAGGGCCTGTCGGAGGCGTTGGCCGACGAGGTCGCTCCCTTCGGCATCCGGGTCCTGGTCGTGGAGCCGGGCGCCTTCCGTACCGGCCTGTTCGGTGCCGGCGCGGCCTATTTCAGCGCCGAATCCGAGGTCTACACCGACACCTCGGGCAAGACCCGGCGCATGATCGAGGGCGGTGACGGCACCCAGCCGGGTGATCCGGCCAAGGCGGCGGCCGCCATCCGCGCGGCGCTCGAGGCCGAGCGCACACCGCTGCGGCTGCCGCTGGGCGGCGATTCGGTCGATACGCTGCTCGGCCACCTCGATACCGTGCGCGATGAGATCCAGACCTGGGAGAAGGTCTCGCGCGCAACGGCATTCGACGAGAACTGA
- a CDS encoding LysR substrate-binding domain-containing protein produces the protein MDVHGRDLRYFVAVAEELNFTRAAEALFMSQPALSKQIRMLERQLGAPLFDRDGRAVRLTPVGHALLPHARTLLADWGAALVEVEGAKAGQSATVTIGISTSPGRGLLPAIRSRFAAAFPDAKLVLRQSGWSDPTAGLADGSADLAFVWLPLAEPDRFRWIVVARESRMVALPEHHRLASRTVIDFADLLDEPFLALPESAAELRDYWLALDARGGRPPVVGAEIASTEETYEALVNGDGVVLVAAGNVALVAHDGVVARAVRGITASELALVWRADDSRPLVRGYAQACGLALGAR, from the coding sequence ATGGATGTGCACGGGCGGGATCTGCGCTACTTCGTCGCTGTCGCCGAGGAGTTGAACTTCACCCGCGCGGCCGAGGCGTTGTTCATGTCCCAGCCCGCGCTGTCGAAGCAGATCCGCATGCTGGAACGGCAACTCGGCGCACCGCTGTTCGACCGCGACGGTCGCGCGGTGCGATTGACCCCGGTCGGACATGCGCTGCTGCCACACGCTCGGACGCTGCTGGCGGACTGGGGCGCGGCCCTCGTCGAGGTGGAGGGCGCGAAAGCGGGCCAGAGCGCAACGGTGACCATCGGGATCAGCACCAGTCCGGGACGTGGTCTGCTGCCGGCGATTCGGTCGCGCTTCGCCGCCGCCTTCCCGGACGCGAAGCTGGTACTCCGCCAATCGGGCTGGTCGGATCCGACGGCGGGCCTCGCCGACGGAAGTGCGGATCTGGCCTTCGTCTGGCTGCCACTGGCCGAACCGGATCGTTTCCGTTGGATCGTGGTGGCCCGGGAGTCGCGCATGGTGGCGCTGCCCGAACACCACCGGCTCGCGTCGCGCACGGTGATCGATTTCGCCGATCTGCTCGACGAGCCGTTTCTCGCACTGCCGGAATCCGCGGCGGAGTTGCGCGACTACTGGCTGGCCCTCGACGCGCGCGGGGGCCGGCCCCCGGTCGTCGGCGCGGAGATCGCGAGTACCGAGGAAACCTACGAGGCGCTGGTGAACGGCGACGGTGTGGTACTCGTCGCGGCCGGCAATGTGGCGCTGGTGGCGCACGACGGTGTGGTCGCGCGCGCGGTGCGCGGTATCACCGCGAGCGAGCTCGCCCTGGTCTGGCGCGCCGACGACTCGCGCCCCCTCGTACGCGGATACGCACAGGCGTGCGGCCTCGCGCTGGGGGCGCGGTGA
- a CDS encoding class I SAM-dependent methyltransferase, protein MSDDQRPALAGDDRHAQANAALGTARVTRTTVGSAASQRANRRWWDADAAQYHDTHADFLGVDSDAGEFVWCPEGLHEGDWHLLGEITGRRVLEVGCGSAPCSRWLAGRGAHPVGLDLSRSMLDRGLAAMARGGPQVPLVQAGAEALPFAAESFDLACSAFGAIPFVADAAQVMREVARVLRPGGRWVFSVNHPMRWVFPDDPGPDGLHATIPYFDRTPYVEVDGDDEPIYVEHHRTIGDRVRDIVGAGLILLDIVEPEWPEWLDREWGQWSPLRGEIFPGTAIFVTEKPTPR, encoded by the coding sequence ATGTCCGATGACCAGCGTCCGGCGCTCGCCGGCGACGATCGCCACGCCCAGGCCAACGCCGCACTCGGCACCGCCCGGGTGACCCGAACGACGGTCGGCTCGGCGGCCAGCCAGCGCGCCAACCGGCGCTGGTGGGACGCCGACGCCGCCCAGTATCACGACACGCACGCCGACTTCCTGGGGGTCGATTCCGACGCCGGGGAGTTCGTCTGGTGCCCGGAGGGCCTGCACGAGGGCGATTGGCATCTGCTCGGCGAGATCACCGGACGGCGCGTCCTCGAGGTGGGCTGCGGATCGGCGCCGTGCTCACGATGGCTCGCCGGCCGAGGTGCCCATCCGGTGGGCCTGGATCTGTCGCGCTCGATGCTCGACCGGGGCCTCGCGGCCATGGCGCGCGGTGGACCGCAGGTGCCGCTGGTACAGGCCGGCGCCGAGGCCTTGCCCTTCGCGGCGGAATCGTTCGACCTGGCCTGTTCGGCCTTCGGCGCGATCCCGTTCGTCGCCGACGCCGCGCAGGTCATGCGGGAGGTCGCGCGCGTGTTACGGCCCGGGGGGCGATGGGTCTTCTCGGTCAACCACCCCATGCGCTGGGTCTTCCCCGACGATCCCGGACCGGACGGGCTGCACGCGACGATCCCCTATTTCGATCGCACTCCCTACGTCGAGGTGGACGGCGACGACGAGCCGATCTACGTCGAGCACCACCGCACCATCGGTGACCGGGTCCGCGACATCGTCGGCGCGGGCCTGATCCTGCTCGACATCGTCGAGCCCGAGTGGCCGGAGTGGCTGGACCGGGAGTGGGGTCAGTGGAGTCCGCTACGCGGCGAGATCTTCCCCGGCACAGCGATTTTCGTCACCGAGAAGCCGACGCCGCGCTAG
- a CDS encoding amino acid ABC transporter permease, with the protein MSAQDPDRRDADTASPPETIEAVPLRRPGRWIAAAILLILLALFVYGAATNPAYRWDTYWKYLFDRRISEGAVVTLELTVLAMAIGVILGVLLAVMRLSPNPVLRSVAWVYLWIFRGTPVYIQLVFWGLFPALYKSIQLGVPFVGPQFVTWDVQDWSQPFIFAMIGLGLNEAAYMAEIVRAGINSVGEGQREASVALGMSWGQTMRRTVLPQAMRVIIPPTGNELISMLKTTALVTAIPLTTDLYGRARDIYGINFQPIPLLLVSATWYLAITSVLMVGQFYLERYYSRGATRQLTGRQLRALATATHTTEAGK; encoded by the coding sequence ATGTCGGCGCAGGACCCCGATCGGCGGGATGCGGACACCGCATCGCCGCCGGAGACGATCGAAGCAGTACCGCTGCGGCGGCCGGGACGCTGGATCGCCGCCGCGATCCTGCTGATCCTGCTGGCGCTGTTCGTCTACGGCGCGGCCACGAATCCGGCGTATCGCTGGGACACCTACTGGAAGTACCTGTTCGATCGGCGCATCTCCGAAGGGGCGGTGGTCACCCTCGAGCTGACCGTCCTGGCGATGGCGATCGGCGTGATTCTCGGTGTGCTGCTCGCGGTCATGCGGTTGTCGCCCAATCCGGTGCTGCGCTCGGTGGCGTGGGTGTATCTGTGGATCTTCCGCGGCACCCCGGTCTACATCCAACTGGTGTTCTGGGGTCTGTTCCCGGCGTTGTACAAGTCGATTCAGCTCGGAGTCCCGTTCGTCGGACCGCAATTCGTGACGTGGGACGTCCAGGACTGGTCGCAGCCGTTCATCTTCGCGATGATCGGGCTGGGCCTGAACGAGGCCGCGTACATGGCCGAAATCGTGCGGGCCGGTATCAATTCGGTCGGTGAGGGCCAGCGGGAGGCCTCGGTCGCGCTGGGCATGTCGTGGGGGCAGACCATGCGCCGCACCGTGTTGCCCCAGGCGATGCGGGTGATCATTCCGCCGACCGGGAACGAGCTGATCTCGATGCTCAAGACCACCGCGCTGGTGACGGCGATCCCGTTGACCACCGACCTGTACGGCCGTGCCCGCGACATCTACGGCATCAACTTCCAGCCGATTCCGCTCCTGCTGGTCAGCGCGACCTGGTATCTGGCGATCACCAGCGTCCTGATGGTCGGTCAGTTCTATCTCGAGCGGTACTACTCGCGCGGAGCCACCCGCCAACTGACCGGGCGGCAGCTGCGGGCGCTGGCCACCGCCACGCACACCACGGAGGCCGGTAAATGA